CCACCACCACAAACCCCTCGTGGCTGACATCCAACGAGCCCACCACAAAGCCCGCTCTGGACCCCACATCCCGAAGCAAAACCTCCGGGTTTCTCACGTTGAAACAAACAAGCCTCGAGCCCGTGcacgccaccaccacctcacgCTCCGTCACGCGCAGCCGGCCCACGGGCTCGACAAGCTCGGTCAGCATGTGCCACCCTAAGACCGTCTCCGGGTCCGTCAGCGAGCCCCCGACAAACACGCGCTGCTCCGTGTGCGCGTCCCATATCTGAAACGCCGCGCCCGCATGGCCCGCGAACAAGCCCACCCACCACCGGCCCGAGCCCACGAACTCCACCAGCACGCCATTGTTCACAACGTCGCCGGGTAAAGCCCGCCGGGCCGGACCTGGCACGTCGATGACCGCCACGTAGATGTCACCGTCCAGCCTGGCGAATGTGAGAGCTGAGCCGGAAATTACAATGCCGGAGACGGAGCGTGAGAATGGGCCGAAGAGGTGGCCCTGGTTGGACCAGAACGTGCTGACATGGGCCTGGGTCTGGAGGTCGAACAAGCGGACGGTGCCGTCGATGAAGCCGCAGGCGAGGTGGTTGTCGGAGAGGGTGAGGTAGCGGCAGATGAGAGCTTGGGGGTGGTGGTCGCCGGCGAGGGGAGGGCTGAAGGGTGGGACCACTAAGGAGTAATTGCCCATGCTGAAGTTCCTAGCCGTTCGATGCCAGAAAACGTATTCCAGCTGCCACGTGTCTCGCAATCGGTAGGTGCGGCGCCAGATTCTTCTGGTGAGCCGCTGCCACAGCAGATCCGAGCGTGATACCTCACGCCATGTTGAACAAACCTGCATGCATTTCTCTAATTAGTGGCTGTTTAGTTAAAAAAGTTAAACAATATTATAACACGTTCAATTCTGCAAAATATAATAGAATTTATCTAACTAATTAATCTATATAAGTTTTATATTCTATCTGCTTAACTATAAGTAGGCACTGATTAATCGAATAATGAAAAGAGAGATCTTAAGATAGTAGAAGCTGCAGTGGGTAGCTATGGAGAATGCAGCAATAGCATCAGACAATGAGAGATCTTAAGATGGTAGAAGCAAGATATTCTCGATGGAATTACAGTGGCTATTAAATGAgctttcattctttttttttttaatttatagttTGGAATTATATAGGTTACGTATAGTTTATGCATAGAATTAAATAATTgactatatatatgtgtgtgtgaatAAGACCATGAGACCATATCCTAAAGTGCGATTGTGACAGATAATATAACTTGAAACACTGGACATAAACAAAGTACGATTCTTAGATACTTGATAGatattcagaatcagaagaaatgaaAGGAAAGATATTCTGCATATTGATATTTGGGCACGGAGAGAGGAAGTCAAGTCAATGTCAAATTGGTAAAAAGGACGAGGTTCTATTGATATAGCTACTATATGATCAGTTAGCCCTAGAAAAAAGAAGATTTAAAGAAGATATGCTTGACAATTTGAGAAAATATGGAGTGAGAAGAAGACATATAATGCATGATATCATGTTTGATGTTTGTGGATGTGGtccatacacacacacacactagaGATATGGGTTGAAGACAACTAAAACAAAGTCAAAATGTTAGTAATATAAACATATGCATGGTATCAAAAGCGTGCTTTCCCACAAACATTTCACTTTCATTTCCGATAAAGGTGTGGCCAAGGGCCCTGTCTTGTTCCAACCAGCGAATCTCTAGTTCTTCTATCCACGGAGACCGGTCCAACaactcaaaaaaacaaaaacaaatagcCAATGATCATGTGTTGTTAATGTTTATGTTTAAATACATGGTCAAAATCACGAAGAATTAAAATCATGGGCCGAAACAAATTATTTTAGCTTTTGTAAATGTCTGCAGTGATTTTGCTAATTTTTCACCGTGtaagattatatatatatgcacaAAATGATGATTATTACTATATGTTaaaaaataatagtaaaaaaattgagattAATTAGTACTTATGTATGAGGCATTTGTACACAATTGCTAGCTGTACACTTATAAAAATACACATAATTTATTCACATTGTTGGGAAAGAAAGCTAAAATTATGGTAGGTGTGAACTTCTCAGATGGATACAAATAGGATAGGGTGTGTTGTCATGACAAAAATTGGACTCCATGTGCCTTTTGGCACTTACCAAATGCTACTTCTTGAAACATGAGTAGATgccattaataatatataaaccAACGACTAATCTTTGAAATgtattcaaagttcaaaccctAATTAAGGTGCTAAAGTGTTTCATTCCACCATAAATAATGCCACTAATCAAGGCAATAATGCATCTCTCTTTGGGTAACAATGCAATTACATTTGATTCTTATTTTTGGTTGGTGGTGGAGTATTAAGAGTGGATGTTAATGTTAATCTCAAGGTGAAGTAACTTGACTGAATAGTTTAACTAATGTTACTTTACTCTGATCTCTACAAAATGTAATATTACACTATAAATAACAATTTTTTGTTAGAGCCATTTCATTTGAGGTGGAGAGAAATTATGATTGGTTTGGGGACACACATTGAACACCAAATAGTAGATTGAATctcaatataatataaaaaaaatggtgCGGTCAAGAAATATGCAATCAAATAATAGAAACTATAGTTGGAATAAAAATTGTATACTTTCAATGCTCCCACTATAAATAGAAATAGTACACTTGCAAGGACGCTAGCAATGAGACATAAATCACTATATATGCTTCCCTCCTCATGTTCTTTAAGAAAGCAACATCCTTATGAAACAAAGTAAAAAGCTACCCGCAACATATTTTTAGGTAGAAAGGCAAGCAATGGATCTTTGTGGCCTAAGATGGCTAGAAAAAGGTGAGTCaaaaaggattcatgccaagaAAGGGAAACAGAAGCCAATGTAGCCCTTTTCATTggatatgaaaatgaaaaagaggGACCAAACTAGACATTTCTAAAGTGGAAGAGAGAACAACATTGCCATTTGCCAAGAAGAAAAGACACATCCTTTTTTTGATAGAGACACACATTTAGTTTGGAAAATGACCCACGTAGAAAGTAGCTCCTATCAAGGAACAGTTTCTTCTAATTAAACCACGCTCATCTCTCCTAAATACTAATCCATTAATTAGTTTATATAattctatatatctatatattatgtataatgtaattattttaaaataaacaaaacacCAAATAGacaaagaaacaaaaatatTCATACATAATTTAACAAAATTCATAATGTTCATGTTATCATTAttttactaaaataaaaaaaagaatgtgcGCCTGcaagttgcaacttgcaagacTTGACCAATATTTTGTCCAGTTTCGGAACTGAAAAAGCTACCAGTTACTCATGCTGGAGATTCTACACATCACTCAAATCTCCATCCTCAGACAAACTAATTAATAGCCTGTTTGAATTTTACAGAATACAAAGACAAAACACAGTTCCTCTAGAAGCTAGAATTATAGCTTATAGCTTCTAACTAGAAGTGATTACCAAACTTCTCAATGTAGAACCAAACACACTCTAAGTTAATTACACACATTAAGTAAAATCAAATATTATACTTATCCCCACCTCAAAAAAATTGAACTGCCCGTCATTCTTGATTTAATAAAAGTTACTACAACCCTCATTTAAAAGTTAATTAATTTCTTTGTTGGAGTTAGACTGACCCAAATTCTAAGACTCATGATCCGATTATCAAGTATTTTACCACACTCCTAACCTTAACgaagataaagaagaagaaaacaaagatGGAGAAAGAAACAAGGTAGCAAGGTATGCAGcacgatgatgatggtgatgataatgATGTTACCTGAAATACAATGGCAAGGGAAGAAGCAGCAGCAAGACGACCATGGTAATGAGCAGAATCGGTTGCTACTTGGGTGGCTAATAACTCCACAACAGGCTCAGGCCAAACCTCATTCATGGCACGTTGGCGAGAAGAAGAGGGTCCTTCAGAAGATTCACGACCGGTTCTTCTAGTGCTAGGGCCAGGGATGTCATTATGAGCACCAACAtttgcagcagcagcagcatcaTAGGGTGTTGACGTTGTTGAAGATGATTGtgatgaggatgaagaagatgaagaagtagAAGACATGAGTGAGTGAGGTATAAAAGTGGGGAAGGAACTAGAAGGACAAAAAGGTTGGAGATAAGGACACAAACTGAGGGTCCCAAAAGGAGAGTGCCTGGGGACTTCTTGGTTATATGTGTATAGCAATAAACTCACTTTAAAATCTCTcatacaggtttaatttttctttcttggttGGCTTACACTCTTACATAAATAATCTATATTatgataataattaaataacttTAATTTGTTGATATTCGCACAGTATAGACAACTAACAAATGCTCAGACTCGgaaaaaagaaatagaagagAACAAAGAGAAGTAATGTATATGATAACTCGATAGAAGTTAGGGAACTAAAAAAACTAAATTGGTTAGGCGTATTTTATGTAAAATTAAACATGactaattaatataatattttgtgTTATGTGATTCTAAGGGTAACTGTCTCAATTTCCAACTCACATGTATTTCATTTTgagatgtgatatatgatgtaTTTGATAAAAAAGAGGAAAATGTGATATATGTGGGATGTTTGAATATTTAGACGTCCAAGTACTATTCTCTCTTTGtatgataaaaaataaataaaatagggctaaataaataaaatagggGTTATTGCTGGAGATCTGCGAGGACGGCTGGGTGGGGTTGGAGCTATTGCTATAGGAACACAAATGCTGCTCTGAAACGTTTGTGGGAAGGTTGGTCTTCAGGTGCTTTCCAAGATTTAAAGATCAATTGTGTAACGTTCGTGGTCCAAGTTAAACATCCCTGCATTTTTGCTTTTGTTAATGTTTTAGGCTTCTAGGCTAAGCTACCTTCTGTCTTGAACAGGTTTTAGGTAGTAATTAATAGTCTTAGAATTTGTTTAATATCTAAAATTGTTTGTAATTGAATTTTCATTATTGACCAATTTAACCCAATTATATTCAACTACAAGTTTAGTAATaccgcttataaaaaaatagtaataataaaatatagtaTTTAATTACTATAAAACAatccaaaaaatatatttcaatACAGTAGAAGGACTATAATTGTGTTTGAGTTATTGTGAAATTAAATTCCAGTCTTTTAAGAATTTGATTCTCAACTCTTGCGAATGAAAAAAACTCATTGGTGTGAGCCTCCTATCACTAACTTAGTGTGTTGGTAACATGCGAGGAATTAGTCTCACGACTATCGACTGTGGGGATATCTAGTTAACACCGAAAAATATAAACATTTGCAATTAATTAAGAATGTGTTGATCTAGCTAAAGCAATAATCTCGTACACTTTTCCCTCGATCTTATTTGAACGGAAAAGTGTAAAATGCGATCTTTCTTGTCTAATAGGACAAACAATAGTACTTTAATTGAGTCGGTCAAGATCAAATTTGTTTATTAAAATACTTCTCCGATTGTTGATAAGGTATGCGAGTTAGATTGAAATACAAATTTGATCACCAAGAAAGTCATTTGTTCCAGAgataactataatttttttgtcTAGACACCTGTCAAAAGActtcaaaaaatataattttgcaATAATGTAATGAGAGAAGATTAATTGCTTCAATCAAGCCCATAGCTTTGGTCATGTCTTTACTTTAATGTTATGCTTTTCCATTTTTTCAGCTTCAAAAGAGAGTTATGGTCGGTTGCCACACATATTCTTGTTTCATTGATGAAGagtctgtttggttttcagttgggtgaatgtgaaagcacatTCACTCAACCCAACAAGTGCATTCCATTGGCTGAATGTGCATTGAAAATCGTGATATTGAATTCCAATGCTTCAAACTGACTTTCTAACTGAAAATCAAACAGACACGAAAACGATCTTTTACGATGTTCAAAACTTTCTCGCAAACATATAACAATGAATATTAAAAACACTGGGTTTCTTGGGCCTTCCCAAATTAGTATTGCTATCAATATATAAACAATACTTATAGTATTATTGTAATTAAGTTTTCTCCTTAAAAAAATAGCTTGGAATTAGCAAGGCATCTGGACTGTGATTCCGCAAGAGATCCAAACTCTGCTAGACAATGTTTCCAGGCCAAATGGGCAGGCCTACCAAGATGCTTGGAGATGGAACTTATCACCAGATGGGTGCTATTCTACAGCCTATGTTTATGCTTGGTTGAACTCTCGCTCAAGGAATTTAGTTGTTCATCCTTTGTGGCGCCGTTTATGGAAGCTCTATGTCCCGTAAGAGTATAAATTCCTCATTTGGCTGGTTTTGCATGGAGTTGTTCCCTCAAACGCTCGTCCTTTATATTGTAATATTGTGGCTCGCTAGTCCGACTTGTATGCGTTGTTCCCATCATTCGGAAGACATCCTTCATTGTATGGGAGATTGCCCCCACTCTAAAAAGGTATGGATCCGATCtggattttgttttattttcacaGTTTCATACTCTTGATACTTGGGACTAGGCATTAGGACTCTATTCATTTCTGCGATAATCTTTGGTGGATCTAGCGATGGAGAAATAACATGTTGTTGGGTAGTGAAATATAGTCACTGCATTTTGTACGTAGAAGAATCATGCATGATGCCTCAACCCTTGTGCCTCTTAGGGACGATTCTTCTCCGGCCTCACTTTAGGGTTTTGGCATGCACCTTCGGTGGGTTAAGTTAAACTAAACACGAATGAGAGTTTTAatagagttttttttgtttaacgGTTGTGGCGGTTTGTTACGTGACCATCATGGAGCTTGGATAATTGATATTTCTAGTTTCGAGGGAATTGGAGATGTTTATCTAGCTGAACTTTTGGCTATTATCCACGGTTTCTCATTGACATGACGTGTCGGTGCTAAAGTTGTTTGCGAGATGGACTGCTCGGACATGGTGAACTGCTTTACGAGTCAAGTTTCACTCAACCTTCATTCTTGTGCGGCCTACATATATAGCAGAAGCGCAGGTGCAAATCCAACAACAGTGAGAGATTACATTCCAACATGTCTGAGGGGAACGAAACAAGCTTGCAGATGTACTTGCTATGATACGGTTATATGATAAATCGAGTTTAAAAACGTGAGGAACTCATCTAATAGAGGTTTTTCGCGTTCTTGAGAATGGCTAGGTCATCTtactttgttgttgttttttagttttcaattaaaaaaaataccaaCCACCACTTACGATATTGTCTTAGTTTTTGCTTTGATTTGCTTAGAGAAAATTGGCCATAAGCTATAGTCAAACAATTATAAATGATAATCATTTTCCTTTAAAAAATTATCCACtttttgataaaataatttatttttcttaactaGACATGTTGCCCTGCCTTGGAATTTAGTTGTAGCATGGTGATTTGGGGGAGGAAGAAGATCCGAATCTTATCC
This is a stretch of genomic DNA from Lotus japonicus ecotype B-129 chromosome 1, LjGifu_v1.2. It encodes these proteins:
- the LOC130732930 gene encoding transcriptional regulator STERILE APETALA translates to MSSTSSSSSSSSQSSSTTSTPYDAAAAANVGAHNDIPGPSTRRTGRESSEGPSSSRQRAMNEVWPEPVVELLATQVATDSAHYHGRLAAASSLAIVFQVCSTWREVSRSDLLWQRLTRRIWRRTYRLRDTWQLEYVFWHRTARNFSMGNYSLVVPPFSPPLAGDHHPQALICRYLTLSDNHLACGFIDGTVRLFDLQTQAHVSTFWSNQGHLFGPFSRSVSGIVISGSALTFARLDGDIYVAVIDVPGPARRALPGDVVNNGVLVEFVGSGRWWVGLFAGHAGAAFQIWDAHTEQRVFVGGSLTDPETVLGWHMLTELVEPVGRLRVTEREVVVACTGSRLVCFNVRNPEVLLRDVGSRAGFVVGSLDVSHEGFVVVERNGMGTVRRVGNFERVSRFRLSSTSWLRGLLGCMNLGYVVTYSGGSGLLRVWDTHHPVGRLCVEVAVRPGEAAQGYANSMVASQTHVAVSFNDGLIHLLDFSVQL